Within Hydrogenoanaerobacterium saccharovorans, the genomic segment TGGTGATCACATCGAAGCGGCATACAGCGAGGGGGTGTCGGCGGTGTTCAGCATCAACCGCGTTGCCGTTGATTTTTCAGAGGCAAAAAAGCGCAGCAAAAGCGATATGGCACTTACCATCGACAATTTGATGCGCTTTATAAAGAGTATGAACTTTTAAACTTACACCTAGTTAATATAGAGGGTGACTTAAAGGCATTATCGTTGACCCGATGATGCCTTTGCCTATGTTACACCAATGCCTGTGCATTCAATCTAAAAAAAACACCTCTTCAAGAGGCTTTTCTAAGAATTTCGAAAGTTTCATAGCCAGCTCAAGAGTAGGATTGTATTTATCATTTTCAATTGCAAGTATGGTTTGCCTTGTAACTCCCAACAAATCAGCTAAATCCTCTTGGCGTAAGCCTTTCGCCTTTCTTAATTGTTTAATTTCATTCCTCATGATGCTTTTCTTCTTTGGTTATTTTATGTGTAAAATACAATTTGCTGAACCAAAAAATTGCCCCTTGCAATGCCACTAATAAAATTACGGGGCTTTCATGGTTACCGCGTGCAAGTTCTACAACTTCCCATATTGAGAGAGTAAGCACTAAAAATACCCAAGAAATTTTCATTGATTTAAAATAAATTGCCATCTCCATTTCGTCTGCTTTTTTAAATAAGTTTTTCATATCAAACACTCCTTGTAAATGTAAAATTGTTTTTACATTTGTAGTATAGCACTTTTTCAAATATTGTAAAGACTTTTTAACATTTTCTTTATTGAAAATATATAAAGTTAGCCCCAGGCTAGTATCTTCTCTTAAATCTTTTAAACGATGATAGAACATAGAACCACCTCAAGCTACATGCTAATATATCTCTAAACGAGATATTGAATTATATCCCAAGATGAGATATTCGTATACCGAAGTGATAATATGGCAGACTACGAAAAAATGTACACGGTGCTGTTTAACAAAGTTACCGATGCAATTGAACAACTGCAAACAGCCCAACAGGTAACCGAAGAAATTTACATCTGTACCGCACAAAAACCCAACGAAAAAGAGGACGGATAACCCCGTCCTCTTTTTTAAATGCCAACGACAGAGCGCAAAAAAGCCACCCGCTTTTACGGATGGCTTTTGCAGCGTTGCTTATACTTGAACTGTTTTAAGTTTACGGTATGTAATATACTGGAATGCAGCTACACCGCCTACCAGACCGATACCGCACAAGTCGGTAATCAACCCCGGTATAATCAGCATCAAACCGCCTGCCAGCAAGAGGATGCGCTCCCACCAAGCAGTTTTTCCCATGAGGTAACCCGTCATACATGCGCTTACACCCAGCATACCAATCAGTGAGGTGCAAATAATCTGAATCACCTCGTACCAAACGGTGTCGATGAGGATAAGCTCAGGTGACAGCACAAAGATATACGGAATAATGAATGCTCCG encodes:
- a CDS encoding helix-turn-helix transcriptional regulator yields the protein MRNEIKQLRKAKGLRQEDLADLLGVTRQTILAIENDKYNPTLELAMKLSKFLEKPLEEVFFLD